One Corynebacterium appendicis CIP 107643 DNA window includes the following coding sequences:
- a CDS encoding helix-turn-helix domain-containing protein, with amino-acid sequence MNNAHHRLQTLRALNGLTQKEFAAILGVGQAQYSQIEKGLRALTPAHKVSAQLHFNLDSDYFDAPALTYTATSLNYRRQKLSVRHLNMATATFGLTEQAVRSPGQSNPLDVLATTPVASRRSLATVEKFAAESRELIGIKPDAVINNVTRCLDRIGIIVTGLTNPLLPMERIDGISTPIRSQAPFVTALNYDVPGDRLRFSAAHELGHIMMHTIGHDGSLADREAEADMFASAFLLPREPMMDLIAPDFTLESYARLKAKWGVSIQALVRRARDLGIIGYNRYRSLMIQISSRGWRKNEPVHIPVEMPLTRAPSLPTLGHAETAEAEPATAAPKHASSQMASVTNLFEKS; translated from the coding sequence GTGAACAACGCCCATCACCGCCTGCAGACCCTGCGGGCCCTTAATGGGCTGACTCAGAAAGAATTCGCCGCGATTCTTGGTGTAGGCCAAGCGCAATATTCGCAGATCGAAAAGGGTCTTCGCGCCCTGACTCCAGCCCATAAAGTGTCTGCCCAGCTTCACTTCAATCTCGACTCTGACTATTTCGACGCACCAGCGCTGACCTACACGGCGACATCGCTGAACTACCGCCGCCAGAAGCTCAGTGTGCGACATCTGAACATGGCTACCGCCACGTTCGGACTCACCGAGCAGGCTGTTCGCTCCCCAGGTCAGAGCAATCCCCTGGATGTATTGGCAACTACGCCTGTCGCTTCTCGACGATCGCTTGCGACCGTTGAAAAATTTGCCGCGGAGTCACGTGAGCTCATCGGAATTAAACCTGATGCAGTTATCAACAATGTCACCCGCTGCCTCGATAGAATCGGCATCATCGTCACCGGCCTGACCAATCCGCTCCTGCCCATGGAGCGGATCGATGGTATCTCCACGCCCATCCGTTCACAGGCCCCGTTCGTCACTGCCCTCAACTACGACGTCCCCGGCGACCGCTTGCGCTTCTCCGCCGCCCATGAACTTGGCCACATCATGATGCATACCATCGGACACGACGGGAGTCTTGCGGATCGGGAAGCCGAGGCAGATATGTTCGCGTCAGCCTTCCTCCTCCCCCGGGAACCCATGATGGACCTTATCGCTCCCGACTTCACCCTCGAGTCTTATGCCCGACTTAAGGCCAAATGGGGGGTGTCCATCCAGGCGCTCGTGCGCCGTGCCCGAGACCTCGGAATCATTGGTTACAACCGCTACCGCAGTCTCATGATCCAGATCAGCTCCCGCGGCTGGCGAAAGAATGAACCCGTCCACATTCCAGTCGAAATGCCCCTTACCCGCGCACCTTCACTTCCTACCCTGGGGCACGCGGAGACAGCAGAAGCAGAGCCAGCCACAGCAGCGCCGAAGCACGCGTCATCGCAGATGGCGAGCGTGACTAACCTCTTCGAGAAGAGCTAA
- a CDS encoding IS3 family transposase codes for MRARSSPSEHQREQLVVCFEQGMSYGTAAKTLGVSKDAVRTLYRRFQLHGRLCLVEKPTKQQYSFDIKKEVVQHHLAGETKMNLAREFGLSSDQLVKDWSWKWRKGGDDALKPKPKGRPKGSAAPKRLTEEDKLRRQIARLEAENAYLKKIAGLEEPGTRLKVQAIVILKSHHHLEYLLDAAGIPRSAFFYHQKRLSEPDKHAVLKDAIRESFERNKHRYGYRRVLLDLRNQGWVVNHKLVYKLMCEMGLRAKIRQRRPYVSYAGTISHIADNTLDRKFTPDKPNTVFVSDVTEFRVQGRKIYLSPVMDLFDRSIVAHTVATSPSIAFTADSLSKAIAACAPEPGWMMHTDQGFQYQHSSWRNLIGDNGGVQSMSRKANCYDNAVMENFFGHVKTEMYHGEVFDTVAEFNQAIDEYIQWYNTERIQQRLKGLTPMQYRNQTREPLTA; via the coding sequence TTGAGAGCACGAAGTTCGCCGAGCGAACATCAGCGTGAGCAGCTGGTGGTGTGTTTCGAGCAAGGCATGAGCTACGGAACCGCTGCCAAGACTCTTGGTGTCTCCAAAGACGCCGTCCGTACGCTCTATCGTCGGTTTCAGCTGCATGGCAGGCTATGTCTTGTGGAGAAACCGACAAAGCAGCAGTACTCGTTCGACATCAAGAAGGAAGTTGTCCAACACCACCTTGCCGGCGAGACAAAGATGAATCTTGCACGCGAGTTTGGCCTGTCGTCAGACCAGCTCGTCAAAGATTGGTCCTGGAAATGGCGCAAAGGCGGCGATGACGCGTTGAAGCCGAAGCCGAAGGGCAGACCCAAAGGCTCGGCCGCACCGAAGCGGCTTACAGAAGAAGACAAGCTGCGCCGTCAGATCGCACGGTTGGAAGCGGAAAACGCTTATCTAAAAAAAATTGCGGGACTTGAGGAACCAGGGACGCGCCTGAAAGTTCAAGCGATCGTCATCCTCAAGTCGCACCACCACTTGGAGTACCTGCTAGACGCCGCTGGCATCCCACGGTCGGCATTCTTCTACCACCAGAAACGACTCAGCGAGCCAGATAAACATGCTGTGCTCAAAGACGCGATTCGGGAGAGCTTCGAACGCAACAAGCATCGCTATGGCTACCGGCGGGTGCTGCTGGACCTGCGTAACCAGGGCTGGGTGGTCAACCACAAACTCGTCTACAAACTCATGTGCGAGATGGGTCTTCGAGCCAAGATCCGCCAACGCAGGCCTTATGTTTCCTACGCTGGGACGATCAGCCACATCGCTGACAACACACTTGACCGCAAGTTCACCCCGGATAAGCCGAATACCGTCTTTGTCAGCGACGTCACCGAGTTCAGGGTCCAAGGCCGCAAGATATACCTGTCACCGGTGATGGACTTGTTCGACCGCTCCATCGTCGCTCACACCGTTGCCACATCGCCGTCGATAGCCTTTACCGCCGATTCTTTATCCAAGGCGATCGCGGCGTGTGCACCTGAACCCGGGTGGATGATGCACACCGATCAAGGCTTCCAGTACCAGCATTCCTCGTGGCGCAACCTGATCGGCGATAACGGTGGTGTTCAGTCGATGTCGCGAAAAGCCAACTGCTACGACAACGCGGTCATGGAGAACTTCTTCGGGCACGTGAAAACCGAGATGTACCACGGTGAAGTCTTCGACACCGTCGCAGAGTTCAACCAAGCGATCGACGAGTACATCCAGTGGTACAACACCGAACGCATCCAACAACGACTCAAGGGCCTGACCCCGATGCAATATCGGAATCAGACCCGTGAACCACTCACCGCCTAG
- a CDS encoding dihydrofolate reductase family protein: MAAPNPSEASPKTRTEIIGGSSAAEEVRAVAITTAFGSFTTSGTSGALGNDADKEVMLALREWADVVLVGSGTVKAEDYGPADIPIAVVSRSLDFDTSAKLFDGAGPLILAPDKSLTEAQLAPRREALADAGAELVGTGSGSAAEIVDKLRARGLRRIVCEGGPSLYATMFEASLIDVLHLTSSPFVNGEPSGLEGDIDVELELEDVYSAGSHIFARYRRVNTGN, translated from the coding sequence ATGGCCGCTCCCAATCCTTCTGAGGCATCACCGAAAACCCGCACTGAGATCATCGGTGGTAGCTCAGCCGCAGAAGAGGTCCGCGCCGTGGCGATCACGACGGCTTTCGGGTCGTTCACCACTTCCGGCACCTCGGGCGCTTTAGGCAACGACGCCGACAAAGAAGTCATGCTCGCGTTGCGCGAGTGGGCAGATGTCGTCCTCGTCGGATCCGGAACCGTCAAAGCCGAGGACTACGGCCCGGCGGACATTCCCATCGCCGTGGTGTCGCGTTCGCTCGACTTCGACACATCCGCGAAGCTTTTCGACGGCGCAGGCCCGCTCATCCTCGCCCCCGACAAGTCCCTGACGGAGGCCCAGCTCGCCCCGCGACGAGAAGCTCTGGCGGACGCGGGCGCCGAGCTGGTGGGCACAGGCTCGGGGTCGGCGGCGGAGATCGTCGATAAGCTGCGCGCACGCGGGCTCCGCCGCATCGTGTGCGAGGGAGGCCCGTCGCTGTACGCGACGATGTTCGAAGCTTCGCTTATCGACGTCCTCCACCTCACCTCCTCCCCTTTCGTCAACGGCGAACCGTCAGGCCTGGAGGGCGACATCGACGTGGAGCTGGAATTGGAGGACGTCTACTCCGCCGGCTCGCATATCTTCGCCCGCTACCGGCGGGTGAACACGGGAAACTAG
- a CDS encoding glycosyltransferase family 87 protein, translating to MTTRIDALHSAWSSPAPDGAPRLQAVANALLWPLALLLVVHRVFAVALPGTVTDDFTTVWSAARRFVLREPVYNEIYHHVDPHYLYNPGATLLLSPLGLVDNMGAVRALFILVNTACIIGALAWLTRLGGFSLRGPVFPGAVALGFMTEAVTNTLGFTNINGILFLGLVAFLAWFLAAGNGSSWAAGVVLGLCILIKPMFAPLLLLPLLRLDWRAIAGGIAVPVLFNLVAWPLTPGARDYIDIVAPYLGQTRDYANSSLPGAAVYFGMPGWLHAALFVLFAATVLVAVVFLARYRFTAEWVWAATTAAVLLAGVCLLSSLGQAYYSMLLFPAVFTLGHRLSAFRSPAVWAGIILCLSPLTWVVDGHYVTGRWLDTFLPTFGWAVFIVAVAAWAVAVSTSDRDERTHRHGGKHELQRLD from the coding sequence GTGACTACCCGCATCGACGCTTTGCACTCCGCCTGGTCCTCGCCCGCACCCGACGGTGCCCCACGCCTCCAGGCGGTGGCGAATGCGCTCCTGTGGCCGCTGGCCCTCCTGCTGGTCGTGCACCGCGTGTTCGCGGTCGCGCTTCCGGGAACGGTGACCGATGACTTCACCACCGTATGGTCCGCCGCGCGACGCTTCGTGCTGCGCGAGCCGGTGTACAACGAGATCTACCACCACGTCGACCCGCACTACCTGTACAACCCGGGCGCGACACTGCTGTTGTCGCCCCTGGGGCTCGTGGACAATATGGGCGCGGTGCGGGCACTGTTCATCCTCGTCAACACCGCGTGCATCATCGGCGCGCTGGCATGGCTGACGCGGCTGGGCGGGTTCTCTCTCCGCGGCCCTGTTTTCCCGGGCGCGGTGGCGCTGGGCTTCATGACGGAGGCGGTGACCAACACCCTCGGGTTCACCAATATCAACGGGATTCTCTTCCTCGGGCTCGTGGCGTTCCTCGCCTGGTTTCTCGCTGCGGGTAACGGTTCCTCCTGGGCGGCCGGCGTCGTGCTGGGTCTGTGCATCCTGATCAAGCCGATGTTCGCACCATTGCTTCTTCTGCCGCTGCTGCGCCTCGATTGGCGCGCGATCGCCGGCGGGATCGCCGTGCCGGTGCTGTTCAATCTCGTCGCATGGCCGCTCACCCCGGGCGCACGTGACTACATCGACATCGTCGCCCCGTACCTGGGCCAGACGCGGGATTACGCGAACTCGTCCCTGCCCGGCGCCGCGGTCTACTTCGGCATGCCGGGCTGGCTCCACGCCGCGTTGTTCGTCCTCTTCGCCGCAACTGTCCTCGTCGCCGTGGTGTTCCTGGCCCGCTATCGCTTCACCGCCGAATGGGTGTGGGCGGCCACCACCGCCGCCGTTCTGCTCGCCGGTGTGTGCCTGCTGTCCTCCCTCGGTCAGGCGTACTACTCGATGCTGCTCTTCCCCGCCGTGTTCACCCTCGGCCACCGGCTCAGCGCTTTCCGCTCGCCTGCTGTGTGGGCGGGAATAATCCTGTGCCTGTCACCGCTGACCTGGGTAGTGGACGGCCACTACGTCACCGGCCGCTGGCTGGACACGTTCCTGCCCACTTTTGGCTGGGCGGTGTTCATTGTCGCGGTGGCGGCGTGGGCCGTGGCTGTTAGCACTTCCGACCGAGATGAAAGGACGCACCGCCATGGCGGAAAACACGAATTACAGCGACTGGACTGA
- the msrB gene encoding peptide-methionine (R)-S-oxide reductase MsrB encodes MAENTNYSDWTETQWRERLSPEEYHVLREAGTEPPGIGEYTDTTTEGVYRCRACGEELFRSTEKFDSHCGWPSFFSPLAGDKVIEREDRSLGMVRTEVLCANCNSHLGHVFAGEGYDTPTDLRYCINSISMTLEEKPVQ; translated from the coding sequence ATGGCGGAAAACACGAATTACAGCGACTGGACTGAAACTCAGTGGCGTGAGCGCCTGAGCCCGGAGGAGTACCACGTGCTCCGCGAAGCCGGCACGGAGCCGCCGGGAATCGGCGAGTACACCGACACCACCACCGAAGGCGTGTACCGCTGTCGCGCCTGCGGGGAGGAGCTCTTCCGCTCCACCGAGAAATTCGACTCCCACTGCGGCTGGCCGTCGTTCTTCTCTCCGCTGGCCGGCGACAAGGTCATTGAGCGCGAAGACCGCTCGCTCGGCATGGTGCGCACCGAGGTGCTGTGCGCCAACTGCAATTCCCACTTGGGCCATGTCTTTGCCGGCGAGGGGTACGACACCCCGACCGATCTGCGCTACTGCATCAACTCCATCTCCATGACGCTGGAGGAAAAGCCGGTGCAGTGA
- the hemQ gene encoding hydrogen peroxide-dependent heme synthase: MTQTDIEQLNSTQRYAQWATFRAIPGALGEDREEIIAEAKTFFARLEEEGKVVVRGIYDISGIRAEADVMIWWHAEEFADIQKAYNDFRRSTALGQALEVFWIGVGLHRPAEFNRGHLPAFIMGEEPEDWITVYPFTRSYDWYIMDADERRRLLIEHGQAAADYKDVRANTVSAFSLGDYEWMLAFEAPTLDRISDLMHKMRYTEARLHVREELPFFSGRRVKDIAEIVEVLP; this comes from the coding sequence ATGACTCAGACGGACATTGAACAGCTCAACAGTACTCAGCGCTACGCCCAGTGGGCGACCTTCCGTGCGATCCCCGGAGCACTTGGCGAGGACCGGGAGGAGATTATTGCCGAGGCGAAGACGTTCTTCGCCCGCCTCGAGGAGGAAGGCAAGGTCGTCGTCCGCGGCATCTACGACATTTCCGGCATTCGCGCTGAGGCTGACGTGATGATCTGGTGGCACGCGGAGGAATTCGCCGATATCCAGAAGGCGTACAACGATTTCCGCCGTTCGACTGCGCTGGGCCAGGCGCTCGAGGTTTTCTGGATCGGCGTGGGCCTGCACCGCCCGGCCGAATTCAACCGCGGCCACTTGCCCGCCTTCATCATGGGCGAGGAGCCGGAGGACTGGATCACGGTCTACCCGTTCACGCGTTCGTACGACTGGTACATCATGGACGCCGATGAGCGCCGCCGCCTGCTCATTGAGCACGGCCAGGCCGCCGCAGACTACAAGGATGTGCGGGCCAACACGGTGTCGGCGTTCTCCCTCGGCGACTACGAGTGGATGCTCGCTTTCGAGGCGCCCACGCTCGACCGCATTTCCGACCTGATGCACAAGATGCGCTACACCGAGGCCCGCCTCCACGTGCGCGAGGAGCTGCCGTTCTTCTCCGGCCGCCGCGTGAAGGACATCGCAGAGATCGTCGAGGTCCTGCCGTAA
- a CDS encoding DUF3000 domain-containing protein — MSSLERVTHSDHPQLSAAPSPTSTSAASGTQNGESATIPAEFNNAVESMHRAQLRPEISLGTIRPPQRPAPFSHAVGLEVQQLDDDAPIPTDSQGDAFGRLILLYSPSSEEAWEGSMRLVAYIQADMDDTVASDPLLPDVAWQWLGESLAESGAGYTNLGGTVTSTSSVRFGEIGGPPRAYQIEMRASWTAAGTDLAHHVEAFSKVLAHVAGLPPEGVAGIDSRR, encoded by the coding sequence ATGTCTAGCTTGGAACGCGTGACACATTCGGACCACCCGCAGCTCTCCGCCGCCCCCTCCCCGACCTCGACGTCTGCCGCGTCCGGCACGCAGAACGGCGAGTCCGCAACCATCCCCGCCGAGTTCAACAATGCAGTGGAGTCCATGCACCGCGCGCAATTGCGTCCGGAGATCAGCCTGGGCACCATCCGCCCGCCACAGCGTCCCGCGCCCTTCAGCCACGCCGTGGGCCTCGAGGTTCAGCAGCTTGACGACGACGCGCCCATCCCCACCGACTCCCAAGGCGACGCGTTCGGCCGCCTGATCCTCCTCTACTCCCCCTCCTCCGAGGAGGCGTGGGAAGGATCAATGCGGCTGGTGGCTTACATCCAGGCCGACATGGACGATACAGTGGCCTCCGATCCGCTGCTTCCGGATGTCGCGTGGCAGTGGCTCGGCGAATCCCTCGCCGAATCCGGCGCCGGCTACACCAACCTCGGCGGCACCGTGACGTCGACGTCCTCGGTCCGATTCGGTGAGATCGGCGGCCCGCCGCGCGCCTACCAGATCGAGATGCGCGCGTCCTGGACCGCCGCCGGCACCGACCTCGCCCACCACGTCGAGGCGTTCTCTAAGGTGCTCGCCCACGTCGCCGGCCTGCCGCCAGAAGGCGTGGCCGGCATTGACAGCCGCCGCTAA
- a CDS encoding HRDC domain-containing protein has protein sequence MPASSRHASGSGAYTLATTPAGYRRAAEALAAGRGPFAIDTERASAYRYDDRAFVVQIYRRDAGTFLLAPEGHREEFESILAPVVGGGDWIVHAAPEDLPSLSELGLYPGTLFDTALAGRIAGFDKPNLAAMVEEFCGVTLEKGHGREDWSEVPLPDEWLDYAAEDVIYLNELAEAQAELLADTDKLAIADEEFAFIVAEYAEWEPVRKTWRDLKGISQLKSRKSLAVARTLWNERDREARSRDRSPSQILSNKVVLAIAKELPRSPRELGAVHGFPQRRRGAVQAWFRVLQSVYDSDPATWPERANRGDETGPPGKSAWQRHHPDSWGALQAMRSAVAYSAAQMEVQPEVLLTPATLREAVWTVTNEPGPWGTHRAAVLLRSLGAREWQIAEVAPLFGLLEPN, from the coding sequence ATGCCTGCTTCATCCCGGCACGCCTCCGGCTCCGGCGCCTACACGTTGGCGACCACACCGGCGGGCTACCGGCGTGCCGCCGAAGCCCTCGCTGCCGGGCGCGGCCCATTCGCCATCGACACTGAGCGCGCCTCGGCGTACCGCTACGACGACCGCGCCTTTGTAGTGCAAATCTACCGCCGCGACGCAGGCACCTTTCTCCTCGCGCCCGAAGGCCACCGCGAGGAATTCGAGTCGATTCTCGCACCGGTGGTCGGCGGCGGCGACTGGATTGTCCACGCTGCACCGGAGGATCTGCCGAGCCTGTCCGAGCTCGGCCTCTACCCCGGAACTCTTTTCGACACCGCGCTCGCGGGGCGCATCGCGGGCTTTGACAAGCCCAACCTGGCTGCCATGGTGGAGGAATTCTGCGGCGTCACGCTGGAAAAAGGCCACGGCCGCGAAGACTGGTCCGAAGTTCCCCTTCCCGACGAGTGGCTCGACTACGCCGCCGAGGACGTCATCTACCTCAACGAACTGGCCGAAGCGCAGGCGGAACTGCTCGCCGACACGGACAAGCTCGCCATCGCCGACGAGGAATTCGCCTTCATCGTCGCCGAGTACGCCGAGTGGGAGCCCGTCCGCAAGACCTGGCGCGACCTGAAAGGCATTTCGCAGTTGAAGTCCCGCAAGTCGCTCGCCGTCGCGCGCACCCTCTGGAACGAGCGTGACCGTGAAGCCCGGTCCCGCGACCGGTCACCGTCGCAGATCCTGAGCAATAAAGTCGTTTTGGCCATTGCGAAGGAACTGCCGCGCTCGCCGCGTGAGTTGGGAGCGGTGCACGGCTTCCCGCAGCGCCGCCGCGGCGCGGTGCAGGCATGGTTCCGGGTGCTGCAGTCGGTCTACGACTCGGACCCGGCAACGTGGCCCGAACGGGCAAATCGCGGCGACGAGACCGGCCCGCCCGGCAAATCAGCGTGGCAGCGCCACCACCCCGATTCCTGGGGGGCGCTGCAAGCGATGCGCTCGGCCGTGGCCTATTCCGCGGCGCAGATGGAAGTTCAGCCGGAGGTTCTACTCACGCCGGCGACCCTGCGCGAGGCAGTGTGGACAGTGACGAATGAGCCCGGCCCGTGGGGCACCCACCGTGCTGCGGTTCTGCTGCGCTCACTCGGCGCGCGCGAATGGCAGATCGCCGAAGTCGCCCCGCTCTTCGGGTTGCTCGAGCCCAACTAG
- the dxs gene encoding 1-deoxy-D-xylulose-5-phosphate synthase → MSSLDQLNLPADLKSMSGAELDQLAGEIREFLIEKVSATGGHLGPNLGVVELTIALHAVFDSPDEPIIFDTSHQSYVHKILTGRADQFDTLRKKEGLSGYTSRIESEHDWTESSHASAALSYADGLSKAKVLHGKGGKNVVAVVGDGALTGGMCWEALNNIAESDRNVVIVVNDNGRSYSPTIGGFARNLDELRSQIAQIRIQPGYDEVMEQGKRTLKAMGWVGERAFDALHAMKEGIKHQVVPTQMFQDLGMKYVGPIEGHDIGSLMAALAYAKQYDGPLIIHVATEKGHGFAPAVNDEADQMHSTGVIDPVTGEALGQSRPGWTSVFSEELLRAAHEREDIVALTAAMAGPTGLTPFAEKFPSRFFDVGIAEQHAVTSASGMALGGLHPVVAVYSTFLNRAFDQLLMDVALIKQPVTLVLDRAGVTGSDGASHNGVWDMAITSIVPGIRVAAPRDADRLREEFREAIAVEDGPTVVRFPKGDAGPAIDAVHRTPGGCDILVEPVGGGNSEDNDDTPEVLVVAIGEFAENAVAAANQLNGEGHRITVVDPRWIAPVNPELVEMAATADMVVVYEDGIVRGGIGSAISEVLSAAEVDTPLRRLAFPDVFPKHASRSQLIADVGLDAESARTSIEEWIGNL, encoded by the coding sequence GTGAGTAGCCTTGACCAGCTCAACCTTCCCGCCGACCTGAAAAGCATGTCGGGGGCCGAGCTCGACCAGCTCGCGGGGGAGATCCGCGAATTCCTGATCGAGAAGGTGTCCGCAACAGGCGGGCACCTTGGCCCGAACCTGGGCGTGGTCGAGCTGACGATCGCTCTTCACGCGGTCTTCGATTCACCAGACGAGCCGATCATCTTCGACACATCTCACCAGTCGTACGTGCACAAGATCCTCACCGGCCGCGCAGACCAGTTCGACACCCTCCGCAAGAAGGAGGGCCTGTCGGGCTACACCAGCCGCATCGAGTCGGAGCACGACTGGACCGAATCCTCGCACGCCTCGGCGGCGCTGTCCTACGCAGACGGTCTGTCGAAAGCGAAGGTCCTGCATGGAAAGGGCGGCAAGAATGTCGTCGCAGTGGTCGGCGACGGGGCGCTCACCGGCGGCATGTGCTGGGAGGCGCTGAACAATATCGCCGAAAGCGACCGCAACGTCGTCATCGTGGTCAACGACAACGGCCGGTCCTACTCGCCGACGATCGGCGGTTTCGCCCGCAACCTGGACGAGCTGCGCTCCCAGATCGCGCAGATCCGGATTCAGCCGGGCTACGACGAAGTTATGGAGCAGGGTAAGCGCACCCTGAAGGCCATGGGTTGGGTCGGTGAGCGTGCCTTTGATGCCCTCCATGCGATGAAGGAGGGCATCAAGCACCAGGTGGTGCCCACGCAGATGTTCCAGGACCTGGGCATGAAATACGTCGGCCCGATCGAGGGCCACGACATCGGTTCGCTGATGGCTGCGCTGGCGTACGCGAAGCAGTACGACGGCCCGCTGATCATTCATGTGGCCACCGAGAAAGGCCACGGCTTTGCCCCGGCGGTCAACGACGAGGCCGACCAGATGCACTCCACCGGTGTCATCGACCCGGTGACGGGTGAGGCGCTCGGCCAGTCCAGACCGGGCTGGACTTCGGTCTTCTCCGAGGAACTGCTGCGCGCCGCCCACGAGCGCGAGGACATCGTAGCGCTGACCGCCGCGATGGCGGGTCCGACGGGACTGACCCCGTTCGCGGAGAAATTCCCGTCCCGTTTCTTCGATGTCGGCATTGCGGAGCAGCACGCGGTGACGTCTGCATCTGGCATGGCGCTGGGCGGCCTGCACCCGGTCGTGGCTGTGTACTCGACCTTCCTCAACCGCGCTTTCGACCAGCTGCTCATGGATGTCGCCTTGATCAAACAGCCGGTCACGCTCGTGCTCGACCGTGCCGGTGTCACCGGCAGCGACGGCGCCAGCCACAACGGTGTGTGGGATATGGCGATCACTTCGATCGTCCCCGGCATCCGCGTGGCGGCACCGCGCGACGCGGACCGCCTGCGCGAAGAATTCCGCGAGGCCATTGCCGTTGAGGACGGGCCGACCGTTGTCCGCTTCCCGAAGGGCGATGCCGGCCCCGCGATCGATGCAGTGCACCGCACGCCGGGCGGCTGCGACATTCTCGTCGAGCCGGTCGGCGGCGGCAACAGCGAAGATAACGACGACACCCCCGAGGTGCTCGTTGTCGCCATCGGCGAATTCGCCGAGAATGCCGTTGCGGCGGCCAACCAGCTCAACGGTGAGGGCCACCGCATCACGGTTGTAGACCCGCGCTGGATCGCCCCGGTGAACCCGGAGCTGGTCGAGATGGCGGCAACCGCCGACATGGTCGTCGTCTACGAGGACGGCATTGTCCGCGGCGGCATCGGTTCGGCGATCTCGGAGGTGCTCAGCGCCGCCGAGGTGGACACCCCGCTGCGCCGCCTAGCATTCCCGGATGTCTTCCCGAAGCACGCGTCGCGCTCACAGCTCATCGCCGATGTGGGGCTGGATGCCGAGTCCGCGCGCACCTCCATTGAGGAGTGGATCGGGAACCTCTAG